Proteins encoded within one genomic window of Bacillus sp. F19:
- a CDS encoding sensor domain-containing diguanylate cyclase: MEKNLKIVLWVSWAILFPAALCAAYYFWPPMIAGNELAIATFLLLMCIVSIFPIIVNETPVFFAQGVSISVFLLFGPFVEIILMQVSLTVLLIKLRVGLREIHRYPTNSLMFLIVSVAGAAVYYAIGGTHGKTDFTLEFLFKVIIYAFTICLTNHFFLQHVIRGFFYKNKEEFFSKDFLWEIFTTLMFLPVGIMLYILYADLGLEALFYVGIPFVGISFILLLLSNSQRLNSYLQQASEIGHQLTERLEVKEVLDVYIDKLTSMINADYAYIIDVLNDYELKVIRKLENGQILTGTKETLSVHLGISGLVYAKKKSVLYKKREHWAKLEKTLLPETIESMIGVPIVRNQKVVGIVVLASNKKRSYDHSQLMIVDLLTAYLGVAIDNARSYEETKKQSERCALTGLYNYRYMEKLLESEYMKLGSYQLNHLSLILLDIDHFKKVNDTYGHQAGNEILIALSDRLVKFIGDRGTVARYGGEEFVILLPNVDKMACFAFAEGIRKTIANRPFMIDQDIQTFGRRHSISITASIGYATAPYDAEGPLDLIRHADRAMYIGAKQAGRNRVAEYVK; this comes from the coding sequence ATGGAAAAAAATCTTAAGATTGTATTATGGGTGTCGTGGGCCATTCTATTTCCGGCAGCTTTATGTGCAGCTTATTATTTTTGGCCGCCGATGATAGCGGGTAATGAACTGGCTATTGCAACATTCCTGTTATTAATGTGTATTGTTTCCATCTTTCCTATTATCGTGAACGAAACTCCTGTTTTTTTCGCTCAGGGTGTTTCAATTTCCGTCTTCCTGCTTTTCGGGCCATTTGTTGAAATTATTCTAATGCAGGTTTCCCTTACTGTTCTTCTTATCAAGCTTCGCGTAGGTTTAAGAGAAATCCACCGCTATCCTACAAATTCATTGATGTTTCTAATCGTCTCTGTTGCAGGGGCTGCTGTCTATTATGCCATTGGCGGAACACATGGAAAAACAGATTTCACTCTTGAGTTTTTATTTAAAGTTATCATATATGCGTTCACAATTTGCCTGACAAATCACTTTTTTCTTCAGCATGTGATCAGAGGCTTTTTCTATAAAAACAAAGAAGAATTTTTTTCGAAGGATTTTTTATGGGAGATTTTCACGACGCTCATGTTCCTGCCGGTGGGAATAATGCTGTACATATTATATGCAGATTTAGGTTTAGAAGCTTTGTTCTATGTGGGAATACCGTTCGTCGGAATCTCCTTTATTCTGCTCCTGCTGTCCAATAGCCAGCGATTGAATTCATATCTTCAGCAAGCAAGTGAGATCGGGCATCAGCTTACAGAAAGACTGGAAGTAAAAGAAGTACTGGATGTCTATATTGACAAACTGACCTCCATGATCAATGCGGATTATGCTTATATCATTGATGTCTTGAATGACTACGAGCTCAAAGTTATCAGAAAGCTTGAAAATGGACAGATTTTAACTGGTACGAAAGAAACGCTCTCTGTCCATCTTGGAATCAGCGGATTAGTGTATGCAAAAAAGAAAAGCGTCCTTTACAAAAAAAGGGAACATTGGGCAAAGCTTGAGAAAACGCTGCTGCCTGAAACCATTGAAAGCATGATTGGCGTCCCGATTGTCAGAAACCAAAAAGTCGTAGGCATTGTCGTTCTTGCCTCTAACAAAAAACGGTCCTACGACCATTCACAGCTGATGATTGTTGATTTGTTAACTGCCTATCTCGGCGTTGCGATTGACAATGCAAGAAGCTATGAGGAGACGAAAAAACAAAGTGAACGCTGTGCGCTCACAGGTCTCTATAACTATCGGTACATGGAGAAGCTGCTTGAATCGGAGTATATGAAACTTGGCAGCTATCAGCTGAATCATTTATCTCTCATTCTGCTGGACATTGACCACTTCAAAAAAGTAAATGATACGTACGGCCATCAGGCGGGAAATGAAATCCTGATTGCACTCTCAGACCGGCTTGTAAAGTTTATTGGAGACCGGGGCACCGTTGCGCGGTATGGCGGTGAAGAATTCGTCATTCTCCTCCCAAATGTGGACAAGATGGCATGCTTTGCCTTCGCTGAAGGAATTCGAAAAACCATTGCGAACCGGCCATTCATGATTGACCAGGACATTCAAACCTTCGGCAGGCGACATTCCATCTCAATCACCGCAAGTATAGGATACGCAACTGCTCCTTATGATGCAGAGGGACCGCTTGACCTCATCAGACATGCAGACCGTGCCATGTACATCGGAGCCAAACAGGCAGGACGGAACCGTGTGGCGGAGTATGTGAAATAA
- a CDS encoding valine--tRNA ligase, whose translation MENNEQTLSTKYDPQAIERDRYEFWLKGKYFEATNDQEKQPYTIVIPPPNVTGKLHLGHAWDTTLQDIVTRMKRMQGYDVLWLPGMDHAGIATQAKVEGKLREEGKSRYDLGREKFVEETWKWKEEYASHIRTQWSKLGLGLDYSRERFTLDEGLSKAVNEVFVSLYKKGLIYRGEYIINWDPQTKTALSDIEVIYKDVQGAFYHMRYPLSDGSGHIEIATTRPETMLGDTAVAVHPEDDRYKHLIGKTVILPIVGREIPIVGDDYVDMEFGSGAVKITPAHDPNDFEIGNRHDLERVLVMNEDGTMNANAGKYNGLDRFECRRQIVKDLQGMDVLFKIEEHLHSVGHSERSGAVVEPYLSTQWFVKMQPLADAAIELQGKEEKVNFVPNRFENTYMRWMENIRDWCISRQLWWGHRIPAWYNKETGEVHVDHSPPADLENWEQDTDVLDTWFSSALWPFSTMGWPDTESIDYQRFYPTDVLVTGYDIIFFWVSRMIFQGLEFTGQRPFKDVLIHGLVRDEQGRKMSKSLGNGVDPMEVIEKYGADSLRYFLSTGSSPGQDLRFSYEKVEATWNFANKIWNASRFALMNMDGLKYEEIDISGEKSVADKWILTRLNETIEHVTKLADKYEFGEVGRLLYNFIWDDFCDWYIEMAKLPLYGENEEAKKTTRSILAYVLDNTMRLLHPFMPFITEEIWQNLPHDGESITIAKWPEVNASLTDEKAAADMKLLVEVIRSVRNVRAEVNTPMSKQIPMLIKAKNADVGQQLDDNRAYIERFCNTSSLSISTDAESGEKAMTFVVTGAELIFPLEGLINIDEEISRLQKELDKLNKEVERVQKKLSNEGFVKKAPEKVIEEERAKESDYVEKREAVLSRISELKG comes from the coding sequence ATGGAGAACAATGAACAAACACTCTCTACAAAATATGATCCGCAGGCAATTGAGCGTGACCGCTATGAGTTCTGGCTGAAGGGCAAATACTTTGAAGCGACCAATGACCAGGAAAAACAGCCTTATACTATCGTTATTCCGCCGCCTAACGTTACGGGCAAGCTTCATCTTGGGCACGCGTGGGACACAACGCTTCAAGACATTGTAACCCGCATGAAAAGAATGCAGGGCTATGACGTACTATGGCTTCCGGGCATGGACCATGCAGGAATTGCCACTCAGGCAAAAGTAGAAGGCAAGCTGCGCGAGGAAGGCAAATCACGCTATGATCTTGGACGGGAAAAATTCGTTGAAGAAACATGGAAGTGGAAAGAAGAGTATGCATCTCATATTCGTACTCAATGGTCTAAACTTGGGCTTGGACTTGATTACTCCAGAGAGCGTTTTACTTTAGATGAAGGTTTATCAAAAGCGGTAAATGAAGTATTTGTATCTCTATATAAAAAAGGACTTATTTACCGCGGTGAATATATTATCAACTGGGATCCACAAACGAAAACGGCTTTATCGGACATTGAAGTTATCTACAAAGATGTTCAAGGCGCTTTTTACCATATGCGCTATCCTCTTTCTGACGGATCAGGACATATTGAAATCGCTACAACCCGTCCTGAAACAATGCTTGGCGATACAGCAGTTGCCGTTCATCCGGAAGATGACCGCTACAAGCATTTGATCGGAAAAACAGTTATTCTTCCAATCGTTGGCCGCGAGATTCCGATTGTCGGCGACGACTATGTGGATATGGAATTTGGATCAGGGGCAGTTAAAATTACGCCTGCACATGATCCGAACGATTTTGAAATCGGAAACCGCCACGACTTAGAACGTGTTCTTGTTATGAATGAAGACGGAACAATGAATGCTAACGCAGGAAAATACAATGGTCTTGACCGTTTTGAATGCCGCAGGCAAATCGTTAAAGACCTTCAAGGTATGGATGTTTTATTCAAAATTGAAGAGCATCTTCATTCTGTAGGACACAGTGAACGAAGCGGCGCAGTTGTTGAACCATATCTTTCAACACAATGGTTTGTTAAAATGCAGCCGCTTGCTGATGCAGCAATCGAGCTTCAAGGCAAAGAAGAGAAAGTAAACTTTGTGCCAAACCGATTTGAAAATACGTATATGCGCTGGATGGAAAATATCCGTGACTGGTGTATTTCAAGACAGCTTTGGTGGGGACACAGAATTCCGGCTTGGTATAACAAAGAAACAGGTGAGGTTCATGTCGATCACTCACCGCCTGCAGATCTTGAAAACTGGGAGCAGGATACAGATGTTCTTGATACGTGGTTCAGTTCTGCGCTATGGCCGTTCTCGACAATGGGCTGGCCTGACACAGAATCGATCGATTATCAGCGCTTCTATCCGACAGATGTGCTCGTAACAGGATACGATATTATCTTCTTCTGGGTTTCACGCATGATTTTCCAGGGTCTTGAATTTACAGGTCAGCGTCCATTTAAAGATGTGCTGATTCACGGGCTTGTACGCGATGAGCAAGGCCGCAAAATGAGTAAATCTCTTGGAAACGGCGTTGATCCAATGGAAGTAATCGAGAAATATGGCGCAGATTCATTGCGCTACTTCCTGTCTACAGGAAGCTCTCCGGGCCAGGACTTGCGTTTCAGCTATGAAAAGGTAGAAGCGACTTGGAACTTTGCAAATAAGATCTGGAATGCTTCACGCTTTGCTTTAATGAACATGGATGGCCTGAAATATGAAGAGATCGATATCAGCGGAGAAAAATCAGTAGCGGACAAATGGATTCTTACTCGATTAAACGAAACAATTGAGCATGTGACCAAGCTTGCTGATAAATATGAATTCGGTGAAGTAGGCCGCCTGCTTTATAACTTTATCTGGGATGATTTCTGTGACTGGTATATCGAAATGGCGAAGCTTCCGCTATATGGGGAAAATGAAGAAGCGAAGAAAACAACTCGTTCCATTCTTGCATATGTTCTTGATAACACAATGAGACTTCTTCACCCATTCATGCCTTTCATTACCGAGGAAATATGGCAGAACCTTCCTCACGACGGAGAATCCATTACAATTGCAAAATGGCCTGAAGTGAATGCTTCATTAACGGACGAAAAAGCTGCTGCAGATATGAAATTGCTTGTTGAAGTAATCCGTTCTGTAAGAAATGTCCGAGCCGAGGTAAATACTCCGATGAGCAAGCAGATTCCAATGCTGATTAAAGCGAAAAATGCGGATGTTGGTCAGCAGCTTGATGATAATCGTGCATACATTGAGCGTTTCTGCAACACAAGCAGCCTTTCAATCAGCACGGATGCAGAATCAGGCGAAAAAGCGATGACTTTTGTCGTAACGGGTGCTGAGCTTATTTTCCCGCTTGAAGGCTTAATCAATATTGATGAAGAAATCTCACGTCTTCAAAAAGAGCTTGATAAATTGAATAAAGAAGTCGAGCGTGTTCAAAAGAAACTGAGCAACGAAGGCTTTGTGAAAAAAGCACCTGAAAAAGTAATTGAGGAAGAACGTGCGAAAGAAAGCGATTATGTAGAGAAAAGAGAAGCTGTTCTTTCTAGAATTAGTGAATTAAAAGGGTAA
- a CDS encoding bifunctional folylpolyglutamate synthase/dihydrofolate synthase has protein sequence MFQTYEEAVDWIHSRLRFGIKPGLKRMTWMMEKLNNPHKQIRVVHVAGTNGKGSTIAYMRNVLQEAGYTTGTFTSPFLETFNERISMNGKPISDEEMLFLVNMIRPLADELEDTELGGPTEFEVITAMAFYYFGRHEKTDILLLETGLGGTYDSTNIAEPILTMITSIGYDHMNILGNTIEEIALEKAGIIKEGIPMLTSVTDERALNVIKQKAKDMNSALYHDAFPVLTHQPLPRGERFEMKTPFSYYKNLEISMRGEHQVQNAALAVMALDYLRSEELFHIDEQHMIKGLLQTSWNGRFEQLSEYPAVIVDGAHNKEGAESLTAAMKRHYHGKKIHILFSALKDKEYTPMIDILSSIADRMYFTTFDFPRAASAKELFQACRHGKKDFEDDWKAAFLKMMEAGEVKDVFLVTGSLYFISEVRPFCRNFLSKD, from the coding sequence ATGTTTCAAACTTACGAGGAAGCGGTAGATTGGATCCATTCGCGTCTCAGATTCGGCATTAAACCCGGATTAAAGCGGATGACCTGGATGATGGAAAAATTAAATAATCCCCATAAACAAATTCGCGTAGTTCATGTTGCAGGCACAAATGGCAAGGGGTCAACCATTGCATATATGCGCAATGTTCTTCAAGAAGCAGGGTACACGACAGGAACGTTCACATCTCCGTTCTTGGAAACTTTCAACGAGAGAATCAGCATGAACGGCAAACCTATATCTGATGAAGAAATGCTGTTTTTAGTAAATATGATCAGGCCTCTTGCAGATGAACTTGAAGACACGGAGCTTGGCGGACCGACCGAATTTGAAGTAATCACAGCAATGGCTTTCTATTATTTTGGAAGACATGAAAAAACAGATATTCTGCTGCTGGAAACAGGTCTTGGCGGCACATATGATTCAACCAATATTGCAGAACCAATCTTAACAATGATTACAAGCATCGGTTATGATCACATGAATATTCTCGGCAATACAATAGAAGAAATCGCCCTTGAAAAAGCGGGAATCATCAAGGAGGGCATTCCTATGCTGACATCTGTTACAGATGAACGGGCATTAAATGTAATAAAGCAAAAGGCAAAGGACATGAACTCTGCCCTTTATCATGATGCGTTTCCGGTTTTGACTCATCAGCCCCTTCCCAGGGGAGAGAGATTCGAAATGAAGACGCCGTTCAGCTATTATAAAAACCTTGAAATATCGATGCGCGGAGAGCATCAAGTTCAGAATGCGGCTCTTGCAGTGATGGCACTTGATTATCTGCGTTCGGAGGAATTATTTCATATTGACGAGCAGCATATGATTAAAGGACTTTTGCAGACCAGCTGGAACGGCAGATTTGAACAGCTGTCAGAGTATCCAGCGGTCATTGTGGACGGGGCTCATAATAAAGAGGGTGCAGAGAGCCTGACTGCTGCGATGAAGCGTCATTATCACGGCAAAAAGATTCATATTCTCTTTTCGGCTTTAAAAGATAAGGAATACACTCCGATGATTGATATCCTCTCATCAATTGCGGATAGGATGTATTTTACGACTTTTGATTTTCCAAGAGCTGCTTCTGCTAAAGAGCTTTTTCAGGCATGCAGACATGGAAAAAAGGATTTTGAAGATGATTGGAAAGCTGCTTTTCTAAAAATGATGGAAGCAGGCGAAGTAAAAGATGTTTTCCTAGTGACGGGTTCTCTTTACTTTATCTCAGAAGTTAGGCCTTTTTGTCGAAATTTCTTATCGAAAGATTAG